The sequence CAAGGCTCGCGGGAAGAACAGCAAGCGCTGATCGAGGCGGTGATCGTCCCGGAAACCTGGTTTTTCCGCTATCCGGAATCCTTCGCGACGCTGGGCAAACTGGCGCGTAAACGCCTTGGCGAACTGAACAATATGCGTGCGCTGCGCATCCTCAGTTTGCCGTGTTCCACGGGCGAAGAACCCTATTCGATTGCCATGGCCTTGCTCGATGCCGGGCTCAAGCCGCATCAGTTCAAGGTCGACGGCATGGATGTCAGCCCGCTGTCGGTGGACAAGGCTCGACGTGCGTTGTACGGCAAGAATTCGTTTCGCGGCCAGGATCTGGACTATCGCGAGCGGCATTTCACGCCTGAGCAGGACGGTCATCGGGTCAACGAGAATGTGCGTGAGCAAGTGCGTCTGCAGGTCGGCAATGTGCTCGATCCAACGCTGTTGGCCAGTGAGCCGGCGTTCGATTTCGTGTTCTGCCGCAATCTCTTGATCTACTTCGATCAGCCGACCCAGAAGCAGGTGTTCGAAGTGCTCAAACGCCTGACTCATGTCGATGGCGTGCTGTTTATCGGTCCGGCCGAGGGCAGTCTGCTCGGGCGTTTGGGCATGCGTTCGATCGGCATCCCGCAATCCTTTGCCTTCAGCCGCCACAGCGACCCGCACCCCGAGCCGTTGCCGACGCCTAAACCCGTCACATTGCCTGTCAGCCTACCGCCGCGCGCCGCACCGCCAGCGGTGGTGCGCCAGCGACCGTTTGCCTCCGTGACGCCTTTGCCTGTTTCCGGCAAAGCGAGCAACCCGGACGCAGCGACCTTGCTGGCCAATATCGCCGCGCTGGCCAACGAAGGCAAAAGCGCCGAAGCCCGGGCTGCCTGCGAACAGTATCTGCGCAGTCATGAACCGGTGGCTCAGGTGTTTTACTGGCTCGGCTTGCTCAGCGATGTCGCTGGCCTGACGCTGGAAGCCCAAGGTTTCTACCGCAAGGCGCTGTATCTCGAACCGCAACATCCCGAAGCGTTGATGCACCTGGCCGCGTTGCTGCAGGCTCAGGGCGACAGCGTCGGTGCCAGACGATTGCAGGAGCGCGCCGCCCGCAGTGGCCGCACCGCTGACAGTGAGCGTAACCGATGATCCCGTCCGACACCTTGAACGTCACCCACGAAGACGCCCGGGCCATCGATGACTGCTGGAATCGCATCGGCATCCATGGCGACAAGTCCTGTCCGCTGCTGGACGAGCACATTCATTGCCGCAACTGCTCGGTGTATTCCGCCGCTGCCACGCGTCTGCTCGATCGATATGCGTTGCAGCAGGACGAGCGCGATCCGGTGGCCACGGCCGTTGAAACGGACGTGAAAACCCGTTCGCTGTTGATGTTCCGTCTCGGCGAAGAATGGCTGGGGCTGGCGACACGCAGCCTCGTTGAAGTCGCGCCGCTGCAGGCGATTCACTCGTTGCCGCACCAGCGCTCGCGAGCCTTGCTTGGCGTGGCGAATGTGCGCGGCGCGCTGGTGGCGTGTCTGTCACTGGTCGAACTGCTCGATCTGGATGGCAGCGTTACACCGACCACCAGCGGGCGAATCATGCCGCGTATGTTGATCATCGCCGCCCATGGCGGGCCAGTCGTGGTGCCGGTGGATGAGGTCGACGGTATTCATGCCATCGACGAGCGCATTCTCGACGCCGCATCGCAGTCCGGCGCGCAAGCCAGCGCGAAATACACCCGTGGCGTTCTGCAATATCGCGGTCGCAGCCTGCGTTGGCTGGATGAAGAACAGCTGTTGTCCGCCGTGACCCGGAGCCTCACATGACCCCCGAGCAAATGCGCGACGCCTCCTTGCTGGAGCTGTTCAGCCTCGAAGCCGAAGCCCAGACCCAGGTGCTCAGCGCCGGGCTGCTGGCGCTGGAGCGTAATCCGACCCAGGCCGATCAACTGGAATCGTGCATGCGTGCGGCGCACTCGCTCAAAGGTGCGGCGCGAATCGTCGGCATCGACAGCGGCGTCAGCGTTGCTCATGTGATGGAAGATTGCCTGGTCAGCGCGCAGGAAGGGCGTTTGCTGCTGCGTCCCGAACATATCGATGCGTTGCTGCAGGGCACCGATTTGCTGATGCGCGTTGCTACCCCGACGAATGCGCCGCAGCCGAGTGATATCGAAGCTTACGTGGCGTTGATGGCCGGTTTGCTCGATCCAGCGACGCCGCCAGCAGCACTTGCTGTGTCGCCGATGGCCGAGTTGCAACTTGACGCGCCGTCTGTGTTTGAACCCGCGCCAGCGCCTATCATCGAAGCCCCGGTCGAACCCTCCGAACCGGCACCCCGCAAAAACAAACGCACCACCGAAGGTGGCGAACGCGTCTTGCGTGTCACCGCCGAGCGTCTGAACAGCCTGCTCGATCTGTCGAGCAAATCGCTGGTGGAAACCCAGCGCCTCAAGCCGCATCTGGCGACCATGCAACGCCTCAAACGCATGCAGAACAACGGCCTTCGCGCGTTGGAAAACCTCAACGTGCACCTCAAGGAACACGCGCTGAGTCTGGAGGCGCTGGAAGCCTTGGAAGACGCGCGGCGTTTGCTCGCCGAATCCCAGCAACTGCTGAGCGAGAAAAACGCCGAACTCGACGAATTCGCCTGGCAGGCCAGTCAACGTGCGCAGGTGCTCTACGACACCGCGTTGGCCTGCCGCATGCGGCCCTTCGCCGATGTGCTGACCGGTCAAGTGCGCATGGTGCGGGATCTGGGTCGCAGTCTTGGCAAACAGGTACGCCTGGAGATCGAAGGCGAGAAAACCCAGGTCGACCGCGACGTGCTGGAGAAACTCGAAGCACCGCTGACGCATTTGCTGCGCAACGCTGTCGATCACGGCATCGAAACCCCTGAGCAGCGTCTGCTTAAAGGCAAATCAGAAGAGGGCCTGATCCGCCTGCGCGCCTCGCATCAGGCTGGTCTGCTGGTGCTGGAACTGAGCGATGACGGCAACGGTGTCGATCTGGAAAAAGTCCGCCGCAGCATCGTCGAACGGCAGTTATCCCCAGCTGAAACCGCCGCGCAGTTGAGCGAAGAAGAACTGCTGACCTTCCTGTTCCTGCCCGGCTTCAGCCTGCGCGACACGGTCACTGAAGTGTCCGGGCGCGGCGTCGGCCTCGATGCCGTTCAGCATATGGTTCGTCAGTTGCGCGGTGCGGTGGTGTTGGAGCAGGCGGCGGGCGAGGGCAGTCGCTTTCATCTGGAAGTGCCGCTCACCTTGTCGGTGGTGCGCAGCCTGGTCGTCGAAGTCGGCGAAGAGGCGTATGCCTTCCCACTGGCGCACATCGAGCGCATGTGTGATCTGGCCCCGGAAGACATCGTGCAGGTCGAAGGCCGTCAGCATTTCTGGCACGAAGGCCAGCACGTCGGGCTGGTCGCGGCCAGCCAGTTGCTCAATCGTCCGGCCAGTCAGAACAGCGGCGAAACCCTTAAAGTCGTGGTGATTCGCGAGCGCGATGCAGTTTACGGCGTTGCCGTCGAACGCTTCATCGGCGAGCGCACCCTGGTGGTCTTGCCACTCGATGAGCGTCTGGGCAAAGTGCAGGACATCTCCGCGGGGGCGTTGCTCGACGACGGCTCGGTGGTGCTGATCGTCGATGTCGAAGACATGCTGCGTTCGGTGGACAAACTGCTCAATACCGGGCGCCTTGAGCGCATCGCCCGCCACGGCAATCAGGCTGCTGAGGCCGCGCGTAAACGGGTGCTGGTGGTCGACGATTCGCTGACCGTGCGCGAGTTGCAACGCAAACTGCTGCTCAATCGCGGCTACGACGTCGCGGTGGCGGTGGACGGTATGGACGGGTGGAACGCGCTGCGTTCAGAGGACTTCGATTTGCTGATCACCGACATCGATATGCCGCGCATGGACGGCATCGAGCTGGTCACATTGCTGCGTCGCGACAACCGTCTGCAATCGCTGCCGGTGATGGTCGTGTCGTACAAGGATCGCGAAGAGGATCGCCGCCGTGGACTCGATGCCGGGGCGGACTATTATTTAGCCAAAGCCAGTTTTCATGACGACGCCCTGCTCGACGCAGTGGTCGAGCTCATCGGAGGAGCGCGCGCATGAAGATCGCAATCGTCAACGATATGCCCATGGCGGTCGAGGCGTTGCGCCGAGCGCTGGCCTTCGAGCCGGCGCATCAAGTGCTCTGGGTCGCCAGAAATGGCGCCGAGGCAGTGCAACTGTGCGCTGAAAACACCCCGGATCTGATTCTGATGGACCTGATCATGCCGGTGATGGACGGTGTCGAAGCCACTCGCCGGATCATGGCCGAAAGCCCGTGCGCCATCGTTATCGTGACCGTTGACCGTCAACAGAACGTGCACCGTGTCTTCGAAGCCATGGGTCACGGCGCGCTGGACGTGGTCGATACTCCGGCCCTCGGCGTCGGTGATGCTCGGGAAGCAGCAGCGCCTTTGTTGCGCAAAATTCTCAATATTGGCTGGCTGATCGGCGATAAGCCGCAACGTTCGCGGCCGGCGCCGACGGCTCAGCGCGGCTCTGCCTCATGTAAGCGGCTGGTGGCGATCGGCTCATCGGCAGGTGGGCCAGCGGCGCTGGAGGTGTTGCTCAAGGGCTTGCCGAAGGATTTCTCGGCGGCGATTGTGCTGGTGCAGCACGTCGATCAGGTATTCGCCGCCGGCATGGCCGAATGGCTGGCCAGCGCCAGCGGCCTCGATGTCAGGCTCGCCCGCGAAGGCGAACCGCCACAGGCCGGCGCGGTGCTGCTGGCCGGCACCAATCACCATATTCGCTTGTTAAAAAACGGCACGCTGGCCTACACCGCCGAGCCGGTCAACGAGATCTACCGTCCCTCGATCGACGTGTTTTTCGAGAGTGTTGCCAGCTATTGGAATGGCGACGCGATCGGGGTTTTATTGACCGGGATGGGACGTGACGGCGCGCAAGGGCTTAAGCTCATGCGCCAACAGGGTTATCTGACCATCGCGCAGGATCAGCAAAGCAGTGCGGTGTATGGCATGCCCAAGGCCGCTGCGGCCATTGATGCCGCCGTAGAAATACGTCCACTGGAAAGAATAGCGCCACGATTGCAGGAGATTTTCCCCAAATGATCAGGTCAATCCGCAATCCTGGCCCCCGCAGTACTCAGGTGACCGCCCATGAATGACTTACAGATCGACGACATTAAAACCGACGAAAACGCCGCCATGGTGTTGTTGGTGGACGATCAGGCGATGATCGGCGAAGCCGTGCGCCGTGGGCTGTCGAATCAGGAAAATATCGACTTCCACTTCTGCTCCGACCCGCAGCAGGCCATTGCCCAGGCGGTGCGGATCAAACCGACGGTGATCCTGCAGGACCTGGTGATGCCCGGCCTTGATGGCCTGAGCCTGGTGCGCGAATACCGCAATCACCCGGCGACCAAGGACATCCCGATCATCGTCCTGTCGACCAAGGAAGACCCGCTGATCAAAAGCGCGGCGTTTTCCGCCGGGGCCAACGATTATCTGGTGAAACTGCCAGACACCATCGAACTGGTGGCGCGCATCCGCTATCACTCGCGGTCTTACATGACGTTGTTGCAGCGCGATGCCGCGTACCGCGCGCTGCGGGTCAGTCAGCAGCAGTTGCTCGACACCAATCTGGTGCTGCAACGCTTGATGAACTCCGATGGCTTGACCGGGCTGTCCAACCGCCGCCATTTCGACGAGTACCTGGAACTGGAGTGGCGCCGCTCGTTGCGCGATCAGAGCCAGTTGTCGCTGCTGATGATCGACGTCGATTACTTCAAGTCCTACAACGACAGCTTTGGTCACGTTGAAGGCGATGAAGCGCTGCGCAAGGTCGCCACGGCGATCCGCGAGGCCAGCGCACGACCGTCGGATCTGCCGGCGCGTTATGGCGGTGAGGAATTTGTGCTGGTGCTGCCGAACACCTCGCCGGGCGGCGCGCGGCTGGTGGCGGAGAAACTGCGCCAGACCGTGGCCTCGCTGAAAATTCCGCACAACACCCCGGCGGAAGGGGCGAGTCTGACCATCAGTATTGGTCTGGCGACCATGGTGCCGCAGGCGGGCAGTGATTGCCGGTTGCTGATTTCGGCGGCGGATCGTGGCCTGTACCTGGCGAAGAACAATGGCCGTAATCAGGTCGGAATCGAGTAAGCGCTTACCCTCACCCCAGCCCTCTCCCGGAGGGAGAGGGGGCCGATCGAGGTGTCTGGCGCTGTACATCGACCTGATCGACCGAGTCGATCATGGATCTTCAAGCGTGGCGATTCCGGATTCGGCATTACCATTTCAAGTCGGCGTACCTCTTGAATATCCCCCAATCAGTCCCCTCTACCTCTGGGAGAGGGCTAGGGTGAGGGCAGGCCCACACGCCAATTTCCGCCTGAAAGCCTTGGCGATCTTGGATTCGGCAAAGCCCTTTCACGTCGGCGTACCTCCCGAACATCCCCCAATCAATCCCCTCTACCTCTGGGAGAGGGTTAGGGTGAGGGCAAAGGCTTTAATGAGCCCCACACCCGCCAGACGGGCTGCCGTCACAGCCTGATTACGTTATACTCGCCGGCTTTCAAAAGTTCGCCAACGAGTGCTGCCCGTCATGGAAATCAACCCGATCCTGAACACCATCAAGGACCTGTCCGAGCGCTCCGAAACTATTCGGGGGTATCTTTGACTACGATCAAAAGCATGAGCGTCTGACTGAAGTCAATCGCGAGCTTGAAGATCCGAGCGTCTGGAACAAACCTGAATACGCCCAGGAACTGGGTCGCGAGCGCGCCGCGCTGGCACAGATCGTCGATACTCTCGACGAACTGAACGGCGGTCTGGCCGATTGCCGCGACCTGCTGGACATGGCCGTCGAAGAAAACGACGAAGGCGCAGTGGGCGATGTCGTCGCCGAGCTGGCCCGTCTTGAGGAAAACCTGGCCAAGCTGGAATTCCGCCGCATGTTCAGCCATGAAATGGACCCGAACAACGCGTACTTGGACATCCAGGCCGGTTCCGGCGGCACTGAAGCCCAGGACTGGGCCAACATCCTGCTGCGCATGTACCTGCGCTGGGCGGACAAACGCGGTTTCGATGCCACCATCATGGAACTGTCCGCCGGTGAAGTCGCCGGTATCAAAGGTGCGACTGTGCATATCAAGGGCGAATACGCCTTTGGCTGGCTGCGTACCGAGATCGGCGTACACCGTCTGGTGCGCAAGAGCCCGTTCGACTCCGGCAACCGTCGTCACACTTCGTTCTCCGCGGTTTTCGTTTCGCCAGAGATTGACGACAAGGTGGAAATCGAAATCAACCCGGCAGACCTGCGGATCGACACCTATCGTTCCTCCGGTGCCGGTGGTCAGCACGTAAACACCACAGACTCGGCTGTACGTATCACCCACGTACCGACCAACACCGTGGTCAGCTGCCAGAACGAACGTTCCCAGCACGCCAACAAGGACACCGCCATGAAAATGCTGCGGGCCAAGTTGTACGAGCAGGAAATGCAGAAACGCAACGCCGCGTCGCAAGCGCTGGAAGACACCAAGTCGGACATCGGCTGGGGTCACCAGATTCGCTCGTACGTGCTCGATGCGTCGCGGATCAAGGATCTGCGCACCAACATCGAACGCAGCGACTGCGACAAGGTACTCGACGGCGACATCGACGAATACCTGTATGCCAGCCTGAAATCCGGGCTGTAAAAGACGCAATACAGCATCGGCTGATTCAACCCGATCCCTGTAGGAGCCAGCCTGCTGGCGATCCCCGGGCCGCAAGGCCCGGGGGCAACGAACCTGATGGAATATCTAAAGACATGAGCGACCAACAACTCGACCCGCAAGCCCTGCAACAGGAAGAAAACTCCCTGATCGCCCTGCGCAAGGAAAAGCTGGCTGCCGAGCGCGCCAAGGGCAACGCCTTCCCGAACGACTTCCGCCGCGACAACTACTGCGATGCCTTGCAGAAACAGTACGCGGACAAGACCAAGGAAGAGCTGGCCGAGGCTGCAATCCCGGTCAAGGTTGCCGGTCGCATCATGCTCAACCGTGGCTCGTTCATGGTGATCCAGGACATGACCGGTCGCATCCAGGTCTACGTCAACCGTAAAACCCTGTCGGAAGACACCCTGGCCGCGGTGAAAACCTGGGACATGGGCGACATCATCGCCGCTGAAGGCACCCTGGCGCGTTCCGGCAAGGGCGACCTGTACGTTGAAATGACCAGCGTGCGTCTGCTGACCAAATCGCTGCGTCCGCTGCCGGACAAGCACCACGGCCTGACCGACACCGAACAGCGCTACCGCCAGCGCTACGTTGACCTGATCGTCAACGAAGAAGTGCGTCAGACCTTCCGCGTCCGTTCGCAAGTGATCGCGCACATCCGCAGCTTCCTGATGAAGCGCGACTTCCTCGAAGTCGAAACGCCGATGCTGCAGACCATTCCGGGCGGCGCCGCGGCCAAACCGTTCGAAACCCACCACAACGCGCTGGACATGGAAATGTTCCTGCGTATCGCGCCAGAGCTGTATCTGAAGCGTCTGGTGGTCGGTGGTTTTGAAAAGGTTTTCGAGATCAACCGCAACTTCCGTAACGAAGGCGTTTCGACTCGTCACAACCCTGAATTCACCATGTTGGAGTTCTACCAGGCGTACGCTGACTACGAAGACAACATGGACCTGACCGAAGAACTGTTCCGTGAACTGGCGCAGCTGGTGCTGGGGTCTACCGACGTGCCGTACGGCGACAAGGTGTTCCACTTCGGCGAGCCGTTCGTGCGTCTGTCGGTGTTCGACTCGATCCTCAAGTACAACCCTGAGCTGACTGCCGATGATCTGAACGACATCGACAAGGCCCGCGCCATCGCCAAGAAGGCCGGTGCCAAGGTGCTGGGCTTCGAAGGTCTGGGCAAGCTGCAAGTGATGATTTTCGAAGAACTGGTCGAGCACAAGCTGGAACAGCCGCACTTCATCACCCAGTACCCGTTCGAAGTGTCGCCGCTGGCCCGTCGTAACGATGACAACCCGAACGTCACCGACCGCTTCGAGTTGTTCATCGGTGGCCGTGAAATCGCCAACGCCTACTCCGAGTTGAACGACGCAGAAGACCAGGCCGAGCGCTTCATGGCGCAGGTGGCCGACAAGGACGCCGGTGACGACGAAGCCATGCACTACGACGCCGACTTCGTTCGCGCGCTGGAGTACGGCATGCCGCCAACGGCCGGTGAAGGCATCGGCATCGATCGTCTGGTGATGTTGTTGACCAACTCGCCGTCGATCCGCGATGTGATCCTGTTCCCGCACATGCGACCGCAAGCGTAAACGTTTCAGTTAAAAAGCCGCCTAAAACAGGCGGCTTTTTATTGCCTGTCTGGTACAAATGTATCAATTGGTTAATTTTGCAATAGCAGAGGAAGTTCTGTCGTGATGGGTGCAATAGCTCAAGAGGGTGCAGCGGGTATCGCCACTGCGGTCGCTGAAAGTGTTCAGTACCAGGGTCGCAAGGCCAGCCGACAGGGCAGTGAGCAGCGTCGACAGGACATTCTCGACGCGGCGATGCGCATTGTCGTGCGTGACGGCGTACGTGCCGTGCGCCACCGCGCAGTGGCCGCCGAGGCCGGCGTGCCGTTGTCGGCGACCACCTACTACTTCAAGGACATCGACGACCTGCTCACCGATACCTTCGCCCAATATGTCGAGCGCAGTGCGGCGTACATGGCCAAGTTGTGGGTCAACAACGAAGGTTTGCTGCGCGAGATGGTGGTCAGCGGTGACGGCAGCCCGGAGTCGCGTTCGCAACTGGCCGACGACATTGCGCGGTTGATGGCGGATTATGTACACCGTCAATTGCTTAACCGTCGCGAGCATTTGATGGCCGAGCAGGCGTTTCGCCAGGAAGCGCTGCTCAATCCGCGTCTGGCAATTCTGGTGCGCTCGCATCAGCAGATTCTGTTGCAGGGCACCTGCCAGTTGTTTCAGGTATTGGGCTCGCGTGAACCGCAGCAAGATGCCAAGGTGTTGACGGCGATTATCGGACGGATGGAATATCAGGGCCTGCTCAACGACGCCGAGCCTTTGGCCGAAGAGGACATGCTCGGCATTCTGACGCGCTACATGCACCTGGTGCTCGCGTCGGTGTAATCCGCTGTTGCTTCACTCTGTGGGAGCGAGCCTGCTCGCGAATGCGGTCTGACATTCAACATCTTTGTTGCCTGACACACCGCTTTCGCGAGCAGGCTCGCTCCCACAGGGGACTGCAGTGATATTCAGGGCGGCGCATGTTCATAGGGAGTATTGAATGAAAGCCTGGCGTGGCGTGCTGATCGCCTTGTCGTTCCTGCTGCTCAGTGGCTGTCTGGTGACCTTCAAGGAACCGCTGGCCACCAGTGACCCGGCGCCCAAGGGCTTGCTCGGCAAATGGTCGAGCACCAATGCCTGGGGCGAGCCGATGAACCTTGAGCTGACGCGCCTGGGCAATGACCGCTATCAGGCCGTCACCTACTTCAAGGCCAAGCCCCGTGAACGCGAAGCCTATCCGTTCACCGTGTCGCGCCATGGCAACCGCTGGTATCTGTCGGCGAAAGTCCCGGCGCGGTTTGGCGGCCACTACACCATCGCCGGTTTCGAACTCACCGATAAACACGAACTGGTGGTTTATAACCTCGACCTCGAGCAGATCAACCAGGCGATCAAACAAAAAGCCCTCGACGGTCAGGCCTTCCAGACCGACGATGGCGACGGCGTGCATGTCGACAGTAACCTCGACAAGGTCTTTGCTTACCTCGACGATCCGGCCAATTCCGATGTCTTTGTCGAAGCCGTGCGCTACCAGCGCCAGGCCCGCGCCCAATAATTCACTACGTCAGGTTTTCTACAGGAGTTTCGGGTGGACGATTACCAGCAGTCGATACGCATATTGTCCGACCGCATTGTGCTGGCGCAGACACCGATCCGTGTGCTCGACGCGGTCAAGTGGGACGAGAACATCCGCAAGGGCTTCCTCAAGGCCAAAGGCAAGGAAATGCCGGCGGTGGATCGTGACTACTACCTCAACCGGCCGCTGAGTTTCGATTCGAGCAAGGTCAAACTGGAATTCCAGAACATCGAGCGTGACATCACCCGTCAGCTCGGCCAGTTCAACCCGGTCGGGCAGATCATGCGGCGCATGTGCAAGGAATACCGCATGGTGGTGCGCATGCTCGAAGCGCGCGGCACCGAGGATTTCGGGTTGATCTCGCAAGAGCTGTACGGCGCTGCGTCCGATGCCTTCCACGCCGGTGACCCGACGCTGGCCGACCTCGGCCTGATGATGTCCGACTATCTGAACAACATCGATGGTCGTGGCGACCTCAAGGACGAACCGAAAACCCTCACCGCCAAGGACGCCGTGCACTTGCTGCAAACCCGTCTGAACAAGGTGTTCGGCGAGGCCGAGGAAACCATTCGCGTATTCGAGTCCGACGGCATCGTCGCCGACGCAGCGGCCGGTGCGGATTACATCAAGATCCGTACCGACGCGATGTTCAACGATCGCGACGTGCGTGCGCTGGAAGTCCACGAGGGTCTGGTCCACGTCGGCACCACGCTCAATGGTCTCAATCAGCCGATCTGCACCTTCCTCTCCAAAGGCCCGCCCTCGTCGACGGTGACTCAGGAAGGCCTGGCGATCCTGATGGAAATCATCACTTTTGCCTCCTACCCGAGTCGTCTGCGCAAACTGACCAACCGCACCCGCGCGATTCACATGGTCGAGGAGGGCGCGGACTTCCTGCAGGTGTTCGAGTTCTTCCGCGAACAGGGTTTCGAGATGGCCGAAAGCTACGGCAACGCCAGCCGGGTTTTCCGTGGATCGACGCCGACCGGTCTGCCATTTACCAAAGACTTGTCCTATCTCAAGGGCTTTATCATGGTTTACAACTACATTCAGTTGGCCGTGCGTAAAGGCAAGCTTGAGCAGATTCCGTTGTTGTTCTGCGGCAAGACCACGCTGGAAGACATGCGTACCTTGCGCCAGTTGGTGGATGAAGGATTGGTAGTGCCGCCGAAGTATCTGCCGGACCAGTTCCGCGATTTGAATGCGTTGTCGGCGTGGATGTGCTTCTCCAACTTCCTCAACCATTTGAGCCTGGACCGGATCGAAGCGGATTACTCCAATATCCTTTGAGCAACTGATATTCCCTGTGGGAGCGAGCGTGCTCCGGGCGGCGTTCCGACGAATGCGATTTCACATTCAACATTAATGTTGGCTGACACACCGCTTTCGCGAGCAGGCTCGCTCCCACAGGGTTCTTTATTGCCACAATTATTGTGTTCCAACCCGAATTTTTTGCGAGGTTTCACCGGATGAGAATCCTCGGCATCATCTGCCTGCTCCTGACCCTCGGCGGTTGCAGCTCTTTGTTGTTCTACCCCGAGCCGGGCCAGATTTTCACCCCGGAAAAAGCCAAACTCGAATACCGCACCGTCACGCTGGTCACGGCTGACGGGTTGAAGCTCAACGCCTGGTGGCTGCCGGCCAAACCCGGTGTCGAGGTCAAAGGCACCGTCCTGCATCTGCACGGCAACGGCGGTAATCTGCCGATGCACCTGGGTGGCAGTTGGTGGCTGCCGAAAAATGGCTATCAAGTGCTGCTGGTGGACTATCGCGGCTATGGCTTGTCCGAGGGCGAGCCGAGTTTGCCGGCGATCTATCAGGACATCGACGCCGCGTTCGCCTGGCTCGACAAGTCGCCGGAAGTCAAAGGCAAGCCATTGGTGTTGCTCGGCCAAAGCCTCGGCGGTTCGATGGCGGTGCATTGGCTGGTACAACATCCTGAAAGACAAAAGCAGCTCAAGGCTTTGGTGCTCGACGGCGTGCCCGCCAGCTATCGCAGCGTCGGCCAATACGCCCTCAGTACCTCGTGGCTGACCTGGCCATTTCAGGTGCCGTTGTCGTGGCTGGTGCCGGACGGCGACAGCGCGATCAACTCGATGCCGCAGCTCAACGGCGTGCCGAAACTGATTTTCCACAGCATCGACGATCCGCTGGTACCACTTTCCAACGGCATCCGCCTGTATCAGGCTGCGCCGCCACCGCGCGTGCTGCAACTGACTCGCGGCGGTCATGTGCAGACCTTCGGCGACCCGGTGTGGCGTCAGGTCATGCTGCGCTACCTCGACGATCCCGAGCACTTCAACGGCCTGCGCCGTCTCGGCGAAATCCCCAATTACCCGACCCCCCCGAATTCTGAAGACGAGAGTCCGCAATGACTGAAGAACGTAACGCCATCCCGCTGATCATCACCGGTATCTGCAGCATCCTCGGCACCGTCGGGGCGCTGTGGTACTACGGCTACCTGCACTTTGCCAAACCCGAGGATGCGTTGTTGCTCAATGAATTCACCATGCTCAAGACGGTGCCGGGCGAAGACTACAAAGTCTCGCTCACCCCGGCGCCGCAAGTGGCGCAGTGCATTGATGGCGTGCTGGTGTTGTTCGATACCGAGCAGAAAGGGTTGACCGGTGTGCTGATTAACGCTCAGAAAAAAGCCGTGCGCTGCATGGGCGAAGAGACCCCGCA comes from Pseudomonas sp. RU47 and encodes:
- the prfB gene encoding peptide chain release factor 2 (programmed frameshift), translated to MEINPILNTIKDLSERSETIRGYLDYDQKHERLTEVNRELEDPSVWNKPEYAQELGRERAALAQIVDTLDELNGGLADCRDLLDMAVEENDEGAVGDVVAELARLEENLAKLEFRRMFSHEMDPNNAYLDIQAGSGGTEAQDWANILLRMYLRWADKRGFDATIMELSAGEVAGIKGATVHIKGEYAFGWLRTEIGVHRLVRKSPFDSGNRRHTSFSAVFVSPEIDDKVEIEINPADLRIDTYRSSGAGGQHVNTTDSAVRITHVPTNTVVSCQNERSQHANKDTAMKMLRAKLYEQEMQKRNAASQALEDTKSDIGWGHQIRSYVLDASRIKDLRTNIERSDCDKVLDGDIDEYLYASLKSGL
- the lysS gene encoding lysine--tRNA ligase; translation: MSDQQLDPQALQQEENSLIALRKEKLAAERAKGNAFPNDFRRDNYCDALQKQYADKTKEELAEAAIPVKVAGRIMLNRGSFMVIQDMTGRIQVYVNRKTLSEDTLAAVKTWDMGDIIAAEGTLARSGKGDLYVEMTSVRLLTKSLRPLPDKHHGLTDTEQRYRQRYVDLIVNEEVRQTFRVRSQVIAHIRSFLMKRDFLEVETPMLQTIPGGAAAKPFETHHNALDMEMFLRIAPELYLKRLVVGGFEKVFEINRNFRNEGVSTRHNPEFTMLEFYQAYADYEDNMDLTEELFRELAQLVLGSTDVPYGDKVFHFGEPFVRLSVFDSILKYNPELTADDLNDIDKARAIAKKAGAKVLGFEGLGKLQVMIFEELVEHKLEQPHFITQYPFEVSPLARRNDDNPNVTDRFELFIGGREIANAYSELNDAEDQAERFMAQVADKDAGDDEAMHYDADFVRALEYGMPPTAGEGIGIDRLVMLLTNSPSIRDVILFPHMRPQA
- a CDS encoding TetR/AcrR family transcriptional regulator: MGAIAQEGAAGIATAVAESVQYQGRKASRQGSEQRRQDILDAAMRIVVRDGVRAVRHRAVAAEAGVPLSATTYYFKDIDDLLTDTFAQYVERSAAYMAKLWVNNEGLLREMVVSGDGSPESRSQLADDIARLMADYVHRQLLNRREHLMAEQAFRQEALLNPRLAILVRSHQQILLQGTCQLFQVLGSREPQQDAKVLTAIIGRMEYQGLLNDAEPLAEEDMLGILTRYMHLVLASV
- a CDS encoding flavohemoglobin expression-modulating QEGLA motif protein: MDDYQQSIRILSDRIVLAQTPIRVLDAVKWDENIRKGFLKAKGKEMPAVDRDYYLNRPLSFDSSKVKLEFQNIERDITRQLGQFNPVGQIMRRMCKEYRMVVRMLEARGTEDFGLISQELYGAASDAFHAGDPTLADLGLMMSDYLNNIDGRGDLKDEPKTLTAKDAVHLLQTRLNKVFGEAEETIRVFESDGIVADAAAGADYIKIRTDAMFNDRDVRALEVHEGLVHVGTTLNGLNQPICTFLSKGPPSSTVTQEGLAILMEIITFASYPSRLRKLTNRTRAIHMVEEGADFLQVFEFFREQGFEMAESYGNASRVFRGSTPTGLPFTKDLSYLKGFIMVYNYIQLAVRKGKLEQIPLLFCGKTTLEDMRTLRQLVDEGLVVPPKYLPDQFRDLNALSAWMCFSNFLNHLSLDRIEADYSNIL
- a CDS encoding alpha/beta hydrolase, whose translation is MRILGIICLLLTLGGCSSLLFYPEPGQIFTPEKAKLEYRTVTLVTADGLKLNAWWLPAKPGVEVKGTVLHLHGNGGNLPMHLGGSWWLPKNGYQVLLVDYRGYGLSEGEPSLPAIYQDIDAAFAWLDKSPEVKGKPLVLLGQSLGGSMAVHWLVQHPERQKQLKALVLDGVPASYRSVGQYALSTSWLTWPFQVPLSWLVPDGDSAINSMPQLNGVPKLIFHSIDDPLVPLSNGIRLYQAAPPPRVLQLTRGGHVQTFGDPVWRQVMLRYLDDPEHFNGLRRLGEIPNYPTPPNSEDESPQ